A DNA window from Parabacteroides johnsonii DSM 18315 contains the following coding sequences:
- a CDS encoding 2-oxoacid:ferredoxin oxidoreductase subunit beta, with translation MATEEVKFQPKDYKSDQYVRWCPGCGDHAVLNCLHKAMAEVGVAPHNMAVISGIGCSSRLPYYMNTYGFHTIHGRGAAIATGVKTARPDLSVWLITGDGDCLAIGGNHFIHAVRRNVDLNIVLFNNKIYGLTKGQYSPTSDRGFVSKSSPYGTVEDPFIPAELALGARGNFFARVIDVDLKNTTEVLAASARHKGASVTEVLVNCVIFNDGIHKKIVDKEFRADRTIFLRHGEKMLFGKDNEKGIVLEGLKLKAVTIGQDGYTLDDVLVHDAHEKDNTLHMMLAMMGEDMPIALGVIRDVDAPVYDEAVHQQIEEVQAKNPIRNLQDYLMSGEIWEVK, from the coding sequence ATGGCAACTGAAGAAGTAAAATTTCAACCGAAAGATTATAAGAGCGATCAGTATGTACGCTGGTGTCCGGGTTGTGGAGACCATGCCGTGTTGAACTGCTTGCACAAAGCAATGGCCGAAGTAGGAGTGGCTCCTCATAATATGGCTGTTATCTCGGGTATCGGGTGTTCTTCCCGTTTACCTTATTATATGAACACATACGGTTTTCATACGATTCACGGACGTGGTGCCGCTATCGCTACCGGTGTGAAGACGGCTCGTCCGGACCTAAGCGTCTGGTTGATTACCGGTGACGGCGATTGCCTGGCTATCGGTGGTAACCATTTTATCCATGCTGTCCGCCGCAATGTGGACTTGAATATCGTATTGTTCAACAACAAAATATATGGTCTGACGAAGGGACAGTATTCTCCGACTTCCGACCGTGGTTTCGTTTCCAAGAGTTCACCTTATGGAACGGTCGAAGATCCGTTTATCCCGGCTGAACTGGCTTTGGGCGCCCGTGGCAATTTCTTTGCCCGCGTGATCGATGTGGATCTGAAGAATACGACCGAAGTGCTGGCTGCTTCTGCCCGCCATAAAGGGGCTTCTGTGACCGAAGTACTGGTGAACTGTGTGATCTTTAATGACGGTATCCATAAAAAGATTGTCGATAAGGAGTTCCGCGCCGACCGTACGATCTTCCTGCGGCATGGTGAAAAGATGCTGTTCGGCAAGGACAACGAAAAGGGTATCGTGCTGGAAGGCTTGAAGCTGAAAGCCGTAACAATCGGGCAGGATGGTTATACGTTGGATGATGTCCTGGTACATGATGCCCATGAAAAGGATAACACCCTGCACATGATGCTTGCCATGATGGGCGAAGATATGCCGATTGCGCTCGGTGTCATCCGCGATGTGGACGCCCCTGTATACGATGAAGCTGTCCACCAGCAAATCGAAGAAGTCCAGGCCAAGAATCCGATCCGTAACCTGCAGGATTATCTGATGAGCGGAGAAATCTGGGAAGTAAAGTAA
- a CDS encoding nucleotidyltransferase family protein: protein MKTTAEIIEILRDYKARSAEKYGIETLGLFGSVARGEQNEKSDIDVFIRLKKPDFFVRMAIKEELEHLFHTEIDLVPIFETMRMLLRNNIKQDAIYV from the coding sequence ATGAAGACAACAGCCGAAATCATAGAAATCCTGAGAGATTACAAAGCCCGTTCCGCCGAAAAATACGGAATCGAAACATTGGGCCTTTTCGGTAGCGTGGCTCGTGGTGAACAGAATGAGAAGAGTGACATCGATGTGTTTATTCGTTTGAAAAAGCCGGATTTTTTTGTTCGTATGGCAATTAAAGAAGAGTTGGAGCATCTGTTCCATACAGAGATAGATTTGGTGCCAATATTTGAAACTATGCGTATGTTATTGCGCAATAATATAAAACAAGATGCAATCTACGTCTAA
- the pckA gene encoding phosphoenolpyruvate carboxykinase (ATP), translating to MATLDLSKYGIKDVKEVLHNPSYDVLFAEETKPGLEGFEKGQVTELGAVNVMTGVYTGRSPKDKFFVKNEASEDSVWWTSEEYKNDNKPCSEEAWADLKAKAVKELSGKRLFVVDTFCGANEATRMKVRFIMEVAWQAHFVTNMFIRPTAEELANYGEPDFVCFNASKAKVDNYKELGLNSETATVFNLKTKEQVILNTWYGGEMKKGMFSIMNYMNPLRGIASMHCSANTDKEGKSSAIFFGLSGTGKTTLSTDPKRLLIGDDEHGWDNEGVFNYEGGCYAKVINLDKESEPDIYNAIKRDALLENVTVAADGTIDFADKSVTENTRVSYPIYHIENIVKPVSKGPHAKQVIFLSADAFGVLPPVSILNPEQTQYYFLSGFTAKLAGTERGITEPTPTFSACFGAAFLSLHPTKYGEELVKKMEMTGAKAYLVNTGWNGTGKRISIKDTRGIIDAILDGSIDKAPTKVIPYFDFVVPTELPGVDPKILDPRDTYADAAQWDEKAKDLAGRFIKNFAKFTGNEAGKKLVAAGPKL from the coding sequence ATGGCTACATTAGATTTAAGCAAGTACGGAATTAAAGATGTGAAGGAAGTTCTTCACAATCCGTCTTACGATGTTCTGTTCGCAGAAGAAACAAAACCGGGTTTGGAAGGCTTTGAAAAAGGTCAGGTAACTGAACTGGGTGCTGTAAACGTGATGACTGGTGTTTACACAGGTCGTTCTCCTAAAGACAAATTTTTCGTAAAGAACGAAGCCAGCGAAGATTCAGTATGGTGGACTTCTGAAGAATATAAAAACGATAACAAGCCTTGTTCTGAAGAAGCTTGGGCTGATCTGAAAGCTAAAGCTGTAAAAGAATTGTCAGGCAAACGTCTGTTCGTTGTCGATACTTTCTGCGGTGCTAACGAAGCAACTCGTATGAAAGTTCGTTTCATTATGGAAGTAGCATGGCAGGCACACTTCGTAACTAACATGTTCATCCGCCCGACAGCTGAAGAACTGGCTAACTACGGAGAACCTGATTTCGTATGTTTCAACGCTTCTAAAGCAAAAGTTGACAACTACAAAGAATTAGGTTTGAACTCTGAAACTGCTACAGTATTCAACCTGAAGACGAAAGAACAGGTGATCCTGAATACTTGGTACGGTGGTGAAATGAAGAAGGGTATGTTCTCTATCATGAACTACATGAACCCGTTGCGTGGTATCGCTTCTATGCACTGCTCCGCTAACACGGATAAAGAAGGCAAGAGCTCTGCTATCTTCTTCGGTCTGTCTGGTACAGGTAAAACAACTTTGTCTACCGACCCGAAACGTCTGTTGATCGGTGACGACGAACACGGATGGGATAACGAAGGTGTGTTCAACTACGAAGGTGGTTGCTACGCTAAGGTTATCAACCTGGACAAAGAAAGCGAACCGGATATCTACAACGCTATCAAACGTGACGCTCTTCTTGAAAACGTTACAGTTGCTGCTGACGGTACAATCGACTTCGCTGATAAGAGCGTAACAGAAAACACTCGTGTTTCTTACCCGATCTATCATATCGAAAACATCGTTAAGCCGGTTTCTAAAGGCCCGCACGCAAAACAGGTTATCTTCCTGTCTGCCGATGCATTCGGCGTATTGCCTCCGGTATCTATTCTGAATCCGGAACAGACTCAGTATTACTTCCTGTCTGGTTTTACAGCTAAATTGGCTGGTACAGAACGTGGTATCACTGAACCGACTCCGACATTCTCCGCTTGCTTCGGTGCTGCTTTCTTGTCACTGCACCCGACAAAATACGGCGAAGAATTGGTTAAGAAAATGGAAATGACCGGTGCTAAGGCTTATTTGGTCAACACAGGTTGGAACGGTACTGGCAAACGTATCTCTATCAAAGATACAAGAGGTATCATCGATGCTATCCTGGACGGTTCTATCGACAAAGCTCCGACAAAAGTTATCCCGTACTTCGATTTCGTTGTACCGACAGAATTGCCGGGGGTTGATCCGAAGATCTTGGATCCGCGTGATACTTATGCTGACGCTGCTCAGTGGGATGAAAAAGCAAAAGACTTGGCTGGCCGTTTCATCAAGAACTTCGCTAAGTTCACTGGTAACGAAGCTGGTAAGAAGCTGGTTGCTGCTGGTCCGAAATTGTAA
- a CDS encoding TlpA disulfide reductase family protein: MIRRLLLVVGIIVSLSSCGGDIAYRIEGKLTNLEDQTLYAVFENEDIKVVDTVTCGKPGEFLIEKKQGDFREVTIFFANKMHWVTAYLEKGEKVTITGDAAYPAMLRVKGGRINDRLSTIKKEMAPLLKEQADLIRQLNKKNRENVNGSIEETDMASRLANVNHLLSEEAAAAIKKYPDEEASVILIQHYFNHPDDTRRMDELLAVLSPKLNDFYLVRKLQEYSTRAKRTALGAEAPGFNVKNIYGAPVSLDSFPNRYLLLAFTAPWCDMCQTEDLYLDEVATKYPKEKVDMLLISLDDDQAGVRKVIAKDSIDWNLVTDSAGQAAMLVDLYNVSALPRCFLIDEEGKIILKTDNGVEIKQTLEKLME, translated from the coding sequence ATGATTAGACGTTTATTACTGGTCGTTGGGATTATCGTTTCTTTGTCATCGTGTGGCGGAGATATTGCTTACCGGATAGAAGGGAAACTTACCAATCTGGAGGATCAGACCTTATATGCCGTTTTCGAGAATGAAGATATAAAAGTGGTAGATACGGTGACTTGCGGGAAGCCGGGCGAATTCTTGATCGAAAAGAAACAAGGTGATTTCCGGGAAGTGACGATCTTCTTTGCCAATAAGATGCATTGGGTTACGGCTTATCTGGAAAAGGGAGAGAAGGTGACGATCACCGGGGACGCTGCTTATCCTGCCATGTTGCGTGTCAAAGGAGGGCGGATCAATGATCGTCTTTCCACGATAAAAAAAGAAATGGCTCCTTTGTTGAAGGAACAGGCCGACCTGATCCGTCAACTGAATAAGAAGAACAGGGAAAATGTCAACGGCTCGATAGAGGAAACGGATATGGCTTCACGCCTGGCGAATGTAAACCATCTGCTGAGTGAGGAAGCTGCTGCCGCCATTAAGAAATATCCGGATGAAGAAGCCTCCGTCATATTGATACAACATTATTTTAACCATCCTGACGATACCCGGCGAATGGATGAACTGCTGGCTGTGCTGAGTCCGAAATTGAATGACTTTTATTTGGTACGGAAGCTACAGGAATACAGTACGCGGGCAAAAAGGACGGCTTTGGGAGCTGAAGCACCCGGTTTCAATGTGAAGAATATTTATGGAGCTCCTGTCAGTTTGGATTCTTTTCCGAATAGATATTTGCTGCTTGCGTTTACGGCTCCCTGGTGCGATATGTGTCAGACGGAAGATCTGTATTTGGATGAAGTGGCAACGAAATATCCGAAAGAGAAGGTGGATATGTTGCTGATCAGCTTGGATGACGATCAGGCTGGAGTACGGAAAGTTATTGCAAAGGATAGCATCGACTGGAATTTGGTTACCGATTCCGCCGGACAGGCAGCCATGTTGGTCGATCTGTATAATGTAAGTGCTTTACCCCGCTGTTTCCTGATCGATGAAGAAGGAAAGATCATCTTGAAAACGGACAATGGGGTCGAGATAAAGCAGACATTGGAAAAGCTGATGGAGTAG